In Euphorbia lathyris chromosome 9, ddEupLath1.1, whole genome shotgun sequence, the following are encoded in one genomic region:
- the LOC136205926 gene encoding uncharacterized protein: MDQENDNMESQEPAEASPKSLATENNNDGAENPVEASSKSSEMNSKEAENHVEASTKSTEVNSEEAENPVEASTKSSEMSTKKAGFSGGRPTKAASSKKRLVKSLKAKSAVKKKSSSKISLQAMDQENNNGESQDPAEASAKSLTTENNNDGAENPLEASTKSSEMNSKESENPVEGSTRSSEMNTNDAENLVEASTKSTEVNSGEAENPVEASTKPSEINTKEAGISGEMPTKAETSKKRFVKSLKAKSVVKKKASSRISLDAKKVEGSPQVQNINKKKNRRLSQDNKGGNKNDLEIDENVNSKEENLEKDSEIEPAGKGQESKNEEKNSGPSSSQHNLRSENNRDNRGKRSRRRNKKGKLDVKEENINGDEKKKGKLGGLIFMCSAKTKPDCFRYQVMGMTSGKKDLVLGVRPGLKIFLYDFDLRLMYGIYKATSSGGMKLEPKAFGGSFPVQVRFGVHKDCVPLPESVFKKAIKENYDGKNKFDIELTGQQVRKLCALFHPVGFQSQQPAAVTVHSASRAMNRDRAMNRDREAGRLRDSRPHPDRETFARANGNGRSYPVLSHERDKRPAHREVVRTRREEAPPGLYMSEKEYRTYGLQRERRNLSPPMSASTLDPYQRDVERERLLRHPSPYNRHPSPYNERVPLHREAILVDPVYSTRRESDPVYSARREPQTYNYSVLPSAAPSASAVIAMDPYARDPYYYPQSTASGNAYVLPLRREEVFPRSYHVDSRRDVVYAAAADPPRREIDDMDKLYMKYSVDPPGGDYNQGYQAPKSEAVLPPVSSRYSFAGPSVSYR, encoded by the exons ATGGATCAAGAGAATGACAACATGGAATCTCAGGAGCCTGCAGAAGCTTCTCCAAAATCATTGGCAACTGAAAACAACAATGATGGAGCTGAGAACCCTGTGGAAGCTTCCAGTAAATCATCTGAAATGAACAGCAAGGAAGCTGAGAACCATGTGGAAGCCTCCACTAAATCAACTGAGGTGAACAGCGAGGAAGCTGAGAATCCTGTGGAAGCCTCCACTAAATCATCCGAAATGAGTACCAAGAAAGCTGGGTTTTCTGGAGGAAGGCCAACTAAAGCAGCCTCTTCCAAAAAAAGATTAGTTAAATCATTGAAAGCCAAATCTGCTGTGAAGAAGAAATCTTCATCCAAAATCTCTTTGCAGGCTATGGATCAAGAGAATAACAATGGAGAATCTCAGGATCCTGCAGAAGCGTCTGCAAAATCATTGACGActgaaaataataatgatggaGCTGAGAATCCTTTGGAAGCTTCAACTAAATCATCTGAAATGAACAGCAAGGAATCTGAGAACCCTGTGGAAGGCTCCACTAGATCATCTGAAATGAACACTAATGATGCTGAGAACCTTGTTGAAGCCTCCACTAAATCAACTGAGGTGAACAGCGGTGAAGCTGAGAATCCTGTGGAAGCCTCCACTAAACCATCTGAAATAAATACCAAGGAAGCTGGGATTTCAGGAGAAATGCCTACTAAAGCAGAAACTTCCAAAAAAAGATTCGTTAAATCATTGAAAGCCAAATCTGTTGTCAAGAAGAAAGCTTCATCCAGAATCTCTTTGGACGCCAAGAAAGTTGAAGGTAGTCCGCAGGTtcaaaatataaacaaaaagaagaacagAAGACTATCACAAGATAACAAAGGGGGTAATAAAAATGATCTCGAGATTGACGAGAATGTAAATTCAAAAGAAGAAAATTTAGAAAAGGATTCTGAAATAGAGCCCGCTGGAAAAGGCCAAGAGTCcaagaatgaagaaaaaaattcaGGTCCAAGCAGTAGCCAACATAATCTCAGGAGTGAAAATAACCGGGATAATAGAGGTAAAAGGTCAAGGAGACGCAATAAGAAAGGAAAGCTTGATGTGAAGGAAGAAAATATAAATGGAGATGAAAAAAAGAAAGGGAAGCTTGGTGGTTTGATTTTTATGTGTAGTGCAAAGACCAAGCCTGATTGTTTCCGCTATCAAGTTATGGGCATGACATCGGGTAAAAAGGATCTTGTGCTGGGTGTGAGACCTGGACTTAAGATTTTCCTGTATGATTTTGATCTTAGACTTATGTATGGGATCTACAAAGCAACTTCTTCTGGTGGAATGAAACTGGAGCCCAAGGCATTTGGTGGGTCGTTCCCAGTTCAG GTGCGGTTCGGTGTCCATAAGGATTGTGTTCCTCTCCCTGAGAGTGTTTTCAAGAAGGCTATAAAGGAGAATTATGATGGGAAGAACAAGTTCGACATAGAACTTACTGGCCAACAA GTTAGGAAGCTCTGTGCGCTTTTCCACCCAGTGGGTTTTCAGTCACAGCAGCCAGCTGCAGTGACTGTCCATTCGGCATCAAGGGCAATGAATAGAGATCGGGCAATGAATAGAGATCGTGAAGCTGGGAGATTAAGAGATTCGCGGCCACATCCAGACAGGGAAACATTTGCCAGAGCCAATGGTAATGGTAGGAGTTATCCTGTGCTTTCTCATGAAAGGGATAAGCGTCCCGCGCACCGGGAAGTGGTACGAACACGAAGGGAGGAAGCTCCTCCTGGTTTGTACATGAGTGAAAAAGAATATCGGACTTATGGTCTTCAAAGGGAGAGAAGAAACTTGAGTCCTCCGATGTCTGCTTCCACTCTGGATCCCTACCAGAGGGATGTGGAAAGAGAGCGCCTTCTTAGACATCCCTCTCCATACAACAGACATCCCTCTCCATACAACGAGAGAGTTCCTCTCCATAGAGAAGCAATTCTTGTAGATCCTGTATACTCGACACGGAGAGAATCAGATCCCGTATACTCTGCACGTAGAGAACCGCAAACTTACAATTACAGTGTTTTGCCATCTGCAGCACCTTCAGCTTCTGCTGTTATTGCAATGGACCCTTACGCAAGGGATCCATACTATTATCCTCAAAGCACCGCATCTGGAAATGCATACGTGCTACCCTTAAGGAGGGAAGAAGTTTTTCCACGTTCTTATCATGTCGACAGTAGGAGAGATGTTGTTTACGCAGCAGCTGCTGATCCTCCTAGGAGGGAAATAGACGACATGGATAAATTGTACATGAAGTATTCTGTTGATCCACCAGGAGGGGATTACAACCAAGGATATCAAGCACCCAAATCAGAAGCCGTGCTGCCTCCAGTTTCATCACGGTACTCATTTGCAGGTCCTTCTGTGTCATACCGATAA